One segment of Nostoc flagelliforme CCNUN1 DNA contains the following:
- a CDS encoding tyrosine-type recombinase/integrase, with protein MKIDRHDQAKILSSNEIVLLFTQGFKTERDRALFGLCLYCGLRISEACSMHTRGAYRISGGVRGRITVRKENTKGKADTRSIPVCDELREILEAYSSPKEFLFPGRWGRGHIHPDSADKILRAAFDELDIEGASTHSFRRTCLTKMHLSHVPTKVIKKISGHKTLAALDRYLEVTDEDLQDGVNTLKFH; from the coding sequence ATGAAAATCGACCGTCACGATCAAGCAAAAATCTTATCATCAAACGAGATAGTTTTGTTATTCACCCAAGGTTTTAAAACCGAACGCGATCGCGCTTTATTTGGCCTGTGTCTCTACTGCGGATTGAGAATTTCCGAAGCTTGCTCAATGCACACCAGAGGCGCTTACCGCATCTCTGGAGGTGTTCGGGGGCGGATAACGGTACGCAAAGAGAATACCAAAGGCAAAGCTGATACGCGCTCTATCCCTGTATGTGATGAGCTTAGGGAAATACTAGAGGCTTATTCCTCCCCCAAAGAGTTTTTATTTCCTGGGCGCTGGGGAAGAGGTCATATCCATCCCGATTCTGCCGACAAGATTCTCCGGGCTGCATTTGACGAACTCGATATCGAAGGCGCAAGTACGCACAGCTTTCGCAGAACCTGTTTAACAAAAATGCACTTGTCACACGTTCCGACAAAAGTAATTAAGAAAATCTCTGGTCATAAAACATTGGCGGCGTTAGACCGATATCTTGAAGTCACTGATGAGGATTTGCAGGATGGTGTTAATACGTTAAAATTCCACTAA
- a CDS encoding IS630 family transposase produces MTPLQSLRYKSTVISAYRWSSPFFPSEVKSAIDSEIRQALEFAATPPQQRQQTITQKPRWTLKRLAAWIDKHFNLKCCRESIRKTLKNLGFSWKKARKLLNKANSKKRREFLEKLKGLLDDALHNGHLLIFIDEAHIHLDSDEGYGWSVKGERFWVSSNSPGRAKVSFYGIYVYNYAKVKIFPYLKADQFNTIDVLKHLRTEFPDQEVTLIWDGAPYHRAQLVNEALQVLQINLQPLPSYSPDFMPVEHLWQWLREDVTYHTCYQSAAELIERVHLFEQDIHSNPFEISDRLWVKNHLDPDEEKLRVST; encoded by the coding sequence ATGACCCCGTTACAATCTCTCAGGTATAAAAGCACTGTTATATCAGCGTACAGGTGGTCATCCCCCTTTTTTCCCTCAGAAGTAAAGTCAGCAATTGATTCTGAGATTCGTCAAGCTCTTGAGTTTGCAGCAACACCACCCCAACAAAGACAACAGACAATAACGCAAAAGCCTCGTTGGACATTGAAGCGTTTAGCGGCTTGGATTGACAAACATTTCAATCTCAAATGTTGCCGAGAGTCAATACGTAAGACTCTCAAGAACTTAGGGTTTTCGTGGAAAAAAGCACGTAAACTTTTAAATAAAGCTAACAGTAAAAAACGTAGAGAGTTTCTAGAAAAACTCAAGGGTTTGCTTGATGATGCTCTCCATAATGGTCATTTGCTAATTTTTATCGACGAGGCACATATTCATCTTGATAGCGATGAAGGCTATGGTTGGTCAGTTAAAGGTGAGCGTTTTTGGGTCAGTTCCAACTCTCCAGGAAGAGCCAAGGTTTCCTTTTATGGGATCTATGTTTATAACTATGCCAAAGTCAAAATTTTTCCTTACCTGAAAGCTGACCAATTCAATACGATTGATGTTTTAAAGCATCTAAGAACTGAATTTCCAGACCAAGAGGTCACTTTAATTTGGGATGGTGCTCCCTATCATCGTGCACAATTGGTAAACGAAGCATTGCAAGTCTTACAAATAAACTTGCAACCCTTACCTAGTTACAGTCCTGATTTTATGCCTGTCGAACACCTGTGGCAGTGGTTGCGTGAAGATGTTACTTATCACACGTGCTATCAATCTGCTGCTGAACTGATTGAACGTGTTCATTTATTTGAACAAGACATTCATTCTAACCCCTTTGAAATTAGCGATCGCCTATGGGTAAAAAATCACCTTGACCCTGACGAGGAAAAACTACGGGTTTCAACGTAG
- a CDS encoding tyrosine-type recombinase/integrase: MIFNFKKYISLISRSSLAYVWKHYKERHLALVALSVHPHMLRYACGFYLASHGHDTRAIQAYLGHKNIQHTIRYTELTSDRFQKFWLD, encoded by the coding sequence ATGATTTTTAACTTCAAAAAATATATATCACTAATAAGCCGCTCATCTCTTGCTTATGTATGGAAACATTACAAAGAAAGGCATCTTGCTCTTGTAGCTTTATCGGTGCATCCGCATATGTTACGTTATGCCTGCGGGTTTTATTTAGCATCTCATGGTCATGACACCAGAGCTATTCAGGCTTATCTGGGACATAAGAATATTCAACACACTATTCGCTACACAGAACTCACGAGCGATCGCTTCCAGAAATTTTGGCTCGACTGA
- a CDS encoding ISAs1 family transposase codes for MPTGFENKKSKTKVFFAPSIDSKDITTQFQEYFTLIKDPRVERTRWHSLIDIITIAILAVIAGGQGWEDIEEYGLNKQEWLETFLELPEGIPSPDTFRRVFEKINPKEFEKCFRCWVQSLVEKLGVEVVAIDGKTHRGSYDRESQLKALHTVSAWSSEHRLVLGQTKVTDKSNEITAIPALLEMLDISGCIITIDAMGTQKSIAQKIITADSDYILSLKDNHPTLHQQVKNWFEIAQSLGFKDVDVNISQRIEKGHHRIENRQVYTVPVTQIPALHQQNDWVGLKTVVMVVRSIQHWNKTTNEVQFYITSLTSDANKIGSAIRQHWGIENSVHWTLDVIFHEDECRIRSLHSPQNFALLRRIALNALERETSFRRSIRQKSRRAAMNDRYMLSVLAAALSNSTQELESTCQ; via the coding sequence ATGCCAACAGGATTTGAGAACAAGAAAAGCAAAACCAAAGTATTTTTTGCACCCAGTATAGATAGCAAAGACATTACCACTCAGTTTCAGGAATACTTCACTCTAATTAAAGACCCCAGAGTAGAAAGGACGAGATGGCATTCACTGATCGATATCATTACCATAGCGATTTTGGCAGTAATAGCAGGAGGGCAAGGTTGGGAAGATATCGAGGAATATGGACTCAATAAACAGGAGTGGTTGGAGACATTTCTAGAACTGCCAGAGGGAATACCCAGTCCAGACACTTTTAGAAGAGTATTTGAGAAAATTAACCCCAAAGAATTTGAGAAATGTTTTCGTTGCTGGGTACAATCGTTAGTAGAGAAGTTGGGAGTAGAAGTAGTAGCTATAGATGGGAAAACTCATCGAGGCTCATATGACCGAGAATCTCAGCTAAAAGCCTTACACACAGTCAGTGCATGGTCAAGTGAACACCGTTTGGTATTAGGACAAACAAAGGTCACTGACAAATCCAATGAAATCACCGCGATTCCAGCACTGTTAGAAATGTTAGATATATCTGGCTGCATCATCACAATTGATGCAATGGGTACTCAGAAATCGATTGCCCAAAAAATCATCACGGCTGATTCTGATTACATTTTGAGCTTGAAAGATAATCACCCTACGCTGCACCAGCAAGTGAAGAATTGGTTTGAAATAGCACAATCTCTTGGGTTTAAAGATGTTGATGTGAATATTAGTCAACGGATAGAAAAAGGGCATCACCGAATCGAAAATCGTCAAGTTTACACTGTGCCAGTTACACAAATTCCTGCACTTCATCAACAAAATGATTGGGTGGGACTAAAAACAGTCGTGATGGTAGTACGTTCAATTCAGCATTGGAATAAGACTACTAATGAGGTGCAATTTTACATCACTAGTCTCACCAGCGATGCTAACAAGATTGGCAGCGCGATTCGGCAGCATTGGGGAATTGAAAACTCTGTTCATTGGACATTAGATGTCATTTTTCATGAAGATGAATGTCGGATTCGTTCTCTACACAGCCCACAAAATTTTGCTTTACTACGTCGCATTGCACTCAATGCCTTAGAACGAGAAACATCTTTTCGTCGCAGTATTCGCCAAAAGTCACGCAGAGCAGCTATGAATGATCGGTACATGCTTTCTGTTTTGGCGGCGGCTCTCTCAAACTCCACACAGGAGCTAGAATCCACCTGTCAATAG
- a CDS encoding P-loop NTPase family protein — MNYLSDKHKQLSESQQSGLMLWFGRLPMDKKAVAIGLSLTVGISSAAMAWKGESSDRIYFCVRTPQKKLVCQDQNNRPFRMTPHYWEQWKLEGMPSQVVRDPAMGVNGLVKATNPYKPFWAFGGFLGFSMLGWMLRHCQYEEKQRAVFEDIALHRDAAKAEMAARSELLESYRDVAIAEVQLQADLDLIANDRTVDIQKAEIYAHTEIEVTQMEASDAIFEAQTAGMTEEQKADYIKQLREMKTPYLQGSQTLQGTIDPNDKVTGDEQRAIAPGATPTGDYLHPSEGLALNTLQALARADSSTALVAAPGSGKSVTLNYLIGRILADSPGADIWVISAKNDSFCGLREKGRVIVFSQENPDLAKEVIDNFYTDYKKRKQLPESKRESLPPLILILDDWLVIADQLSKHYSDWNYGSKLLDVLLIGREFNTKFIASLQSFNLAALGIEKMDAQTRMCLNLLLLGNRYIKNGREQESYGVLELILNRGDIIPGKQEREQIKSKYLDIKAVSYQNLRPVMIASVGGFVVALMPKLSNQVNSIASEQEYLDRVFDLEFNLTATHPHHPKPLSEVAKKIYEYFQNVKTKTPKTLRDLKKADRLSGYSESELIDGLAELVKTEKVNSDGNDSYSLPDW; from the coding sequence ATGAATTATTTAAGTGATAAACATAAACAGTTATCGGAGTCGCAACAATCGGGCTTAATGTTGTGGTTTGGTCGGTTGCCGATGGACAAGAAAGCTGTTGCCATTGGATTGAGTTTGACTGTAGGTATTAGCTCGGCTGCAATGGCTTGGAAAGGGGAGTCAAGCGACCGCATTTATTTCTGCGTTCGGACTCCCCAGAAAAAATTGGTATGTCAGGATCAGAATAATAGACCATTCCGCATGACCCCCCATTACTGGGAGCAGTGGAAGCTAGAAGGAATGCCCTCTCAAGTAGTGCGTGACCCAGCTATGGGCGTTAATGGACTGGTGAAAGCAACCAACCCATATAAGCCGTTTTGGGCGTTTGGGGGATTCCTGGGGTTTTCTATGCTTGGGTGGATGCTGAGGCACTGCCAGTATGAAGAGAAACAGAGAGCAGTTTTTGAAGACATCGCCCTTCATCGGGATGCTGCAAAAGCAGAGATGGCCGCACGTTCCGAGTTGTTAGAGAGTTACAGAGATGTTGCGATCGCAGAAGTTCAACTACAAGCCGACTTGGATCTAATCGCCAATGACCGCACTGTTGACATACAAAAAGCCGAGATTTACGCCCACACTGAGATTGAAGTCACGCAAATGGAGGCATCCGACGCTATTTTTGAAGCGCAAACGGCGGGGATGACTGAAGAACAAAAGGCAGATTACATTAAGCAGCTTCGTGAGATGAAAACGCCCTATCTGCAAGGTAGCCAGACTTTACAAGGGACGATTGACCCGAACGACAAGGTTACTGGAGATGAACAGCGCGCAATCGCACCGGGAGCAACCCCAACAGGTGATTACCTTCACCCATCAGAAGGTCTTGCCCTAAATACTTTGCAAGCCCTGGCCAGAGCCGATAGTTCCACTGCTTTAGTCGCCGCGCCGGGAAGCGGTAAATCAGTAACCCTCAATTACTTAATTGGGCGGATTTTGGCTGATTCCCCAGGGGCGGACATCTGGGTAATTAGTGCTAAGAATGATAGTTTTTGTGGTTTACGAGAGAAGGGGCGGGTAATTGTCTTTTCACAGGAAAACCCAGATTTAGCCAAAGAGGTAATTGACAACTTTTACACCGACTACAAAAAGCGTAAACAGCTACCAGAATCAAAGCGCGAATCGTTACCACCATTAATTCTAATTTTGGATGATTGGTTAGTGATTGCTGACCAATTGAGCAAGCATTACTCCGATTGGAATTATGGGAGTAAATTGCTTGATGTTTTGCTGATTGGTCGAGAGTTTAATACTAAGTTTATTGCTTCCCTACAGTCTTTTAATTTGGCAGCATTGGGCATTGAAAAGATGGATGCTCAAACTCGTATGTGCCTTAACTTACTGCTGTTAGGTAACAGGTATATCAAGAACGGACGGGAGCAAGAATCTTATGGAGTATTGGAACTAATTTTAAATAGAGGTGACATTATCCCAGGGAAGCAAGAGCGGGAGCAAATTAAATCTAAATACTTGGATATTAAAGCAGTCTCTTATCAAAACCTCCGTCCAGTTATGATTGCTTCCGTTGGTGGTTTTGTTGTGGCATTGATGCCTAAATTATCTAATCAAGTCAATTCAATTGCTTCGGAGCAGGAATATCTAGATAGAGTGTTTGACCTGGAATTTAATTTAACTGCTACTCACCCTCATCACCCCAAGCCATTATCTGAAGTAGCAAAAAAGATTTATGAATACTTCCAAAATGTCAAGACTAAAACACCAAAAACATTACGCGATTTGAAGAAAGCAGATAGGTTATCCGGCTATTCAGAGTCAGAATTAATTGATGGTTTAGCTGAATTAGTTAAGACTGAGAAGGTAAATTCTGACGGCAATGATAGCTACTCCCTACCTGATTGGTGA
- a CDS encoding Tn3 family transposase — protein MTSIERTAYPRLKRYFTAKELTEIYTPTKSEIAFAYSTAKGQSNIFNLIVLLKAFQRLGYFPKLSEIPNSIINHIRGCLKMPSEIVLGYENNKTMYRHRVAIREYLKVNDFDKNARHLAALAVHESAKVMDNPADLINVAIGELIKQRYELPGFYTLDRLVRRIRHLVNQKIFNFVINRLEQEYIEYINSLLDSYPTERLTPFNNLKQLPKRPTRNHLNDLLIHFTWLETLGDVKPFLDQITATKIQHFAAEARVLTASEMKAITLPKRITILLCLIYSAQVQTRDNLIEMFLKRMRSIHHKAKEELDKLREKQQSAIERLLGVFTNVLEIFVDEPVNTEILGQVNQVLAPGGGAQQLLNECEAVNAYKGNNYLPLIWRFYKSHRRVFFRLLSALKFSSTSSEKSVVDALKFLVENSHRRGEFIKESINLDFASPQWQKLVLTQNGEHSQIIRRHLEVCVFSYLAAELRSGDICVHGSEDYADHREQLLPWSECLPLIDQYCQNLGLASTADSFVQQLKSMLADTALQVDEAYPDNRQVVINDQGEPVLKKPPRHELSLQAKALIEAVEERFPERNLIDILKNVDYWTNFTRHFGPMSGSDPKLEHAIERYLLTTFAYGCNLGPTQAARHMRGVVTARELSFVNRRHVNADKLNAALTDIINRYNVLNLPKLWGDGSTAAADGTKYELYEDNLLSEYHIRYGGYGGIAYHHVADSYVALFSHFISCGTWEAVYIIEGLLKNNSDIQPDTIHADTQGQSTPVFALAYLLGIKLMPRIRNWKDLNFFRPDKETIYKHIDLLFKDPINWGLIKTHWQDLLQVVLSIQAGKVSSPVLLRKLGNYSHKNRLYQAFQELGRVVRTVFLLEYISDIKLRQQITAATNKVEAYHGFSKWFFFGGFGIIGYNSPEEQEKIIKYNDLIANAVIFHNVVDLTNILRDLKREGYLIMREDVTALSPYMNSHIKRFGDYSIDLDTLPQTLDEVAAFVFV, from the coding sequence GTGACATCTATAGAACGTACTGCTTACCCCAGGTTGAAGCGCTACTTTACTGCCAAAGAACTTACGGAAATTTACACTCCTACAAAATCAGAAATTGCTTTCGCCTATAGCACTGCCAAGGGACAAAGCAATATCTTTAACTTAATAGTTTTATTAAAAGCATTTCAGCGATTAGGGTATTTTCCAAAACTTTCTGAGATTCCCAACTCAATAATCAATCACATTCGTGGCTGCTTAAAAATGCCAAGTGAGATTGTTTTAGGTTATGAAAACAACAAAACAATGTATCGGCATCGAGTTGCTATCCGCGAATATCTCAAGGTAAATGATTTTGATAAAAATGCCAGACACTTAGCAGCATTAGCTGTACATGAATCAGCTAAAGTCATGGATAATCCTGCTGATTTAATCAACGTCGCTATTGGCGAACTAATCAAACAACGGTACGAATTACCGGGATTTTACACTTTAGACAGATTAGTACGTCGTATCCGACATTTAGTTAATCAAAAAATATTTAATTTTGTTATTAACCGACTTGAGCAAGAATATATCGAGTATATAAATAGCTTATTAGATAGTTATCCGACCGAAAGGCTTACCCCTTTTAATAATCTCAAGCAGCTACCCAAGCGTCCAACTCGCAATCATCTCAATGATTTACTTATACACTTCACTTGGTTGGAAACATTAGGGGATGTCAAACCATTCTTAGACCAAATTACTGCTACTAAGATACAACATTTTGCTGCTGAGGCTAGGGTTTTAACTGCTTCTGAGATGAAAGCAATTACGCTTCCCAAGCGAATTACTATTTTACTATGCTTAATTTATTCGGCTCAAGTACAAACCAGGGATAATTTAATTGAAATGTTCCTTAAAAGGATGCGTAGTATTCATCATAAAGCTAAAGAAGAACTAGATAAACTCCGAGAAAAACAACAATCAGCTATAGAGAGATTACTGGGAGTTTTTACCAATGTTCTGGAAATTTTTGTAGATGAACCAGTAAATACAGAAATTCTAGGTCAGGTAAATCAGGTTTTGGCACCCGGAGGAGGAGCGCAGCAATTGTTGAATGAATGCGAAGCTGTCAATGCCTATAAGGGGAACAACTATCTTCCATTAATATGGCGTTTTTATAAAAGCCACCGCCGTGTTTTTTTTCGGTTACTAAGTGCTTTGAAGTTTTCATCTACTAGCAGTGAAAAAAGTGTAGTAGACGCATTAAAATTCCTTGTTGAAAATTCACATCGACGTGGCGAATTTATTAAAGAGAGTATCAATCTGGATTTTGCTTCACCCCAATGGCAGAAACTTGTGTTGACTCAAAATGGAGAACATTCTCAAATTATTCGTCGTCATTTGGAAGTTTGTGTTTTCTCTTATTTGGCGGCAGAATTAAGGTCTGGGGATATCTGTGTTCATGGTAGCGAGGATTATGCTGACCACAGAGAGCAACTACTTCCTTGGTCAGAATGTTTACCTCTGATTGACCAATATTGTCAGAATTTGGGTTTGGCTTCAACTGCCGATAGCTTTGTTCAGCAATTAAAGTCAATGCTTGCTGATACAGCACTTCAAGTAGATGAAGCTTATCCTGATAACCGTCAAGTTGTTATTAATGACCAAGGAGAACCAGTATTAAAAAAGCCGCCACGTCATGAATTGAGTCTCCAAGCCAAGGCACTGATAGAAGCAGTTGAAGAACGTTTTCCAGAACGCAATTTAATTGATATTCTGAAAAATGTTGATTATTGGACTAATTTTACAAGACATTTTGGGCCAATGAGCGGCTCTGACCCCAAGTTAGAACATGCTATTGAGCGTTATTTACTAACTACCTTTGCTTATGGTTGTAACTTAGGTCCAACACAAGCAGCACGACATATGCGGGGAGTGGTAACTGCCAGAGAGCTTTCCTTTGTCAATCGTCGTCATGTGAATGCAGATAAACTAAATGCAGCATTGACCGATATAATTAATCGCTACAATGTTTTGAACTTACCAAAGTTATGGGGTGACGGCTCAACGGCAGCAGCAGATGGAACCAAGTATGAACTTTATGAAGATAACCTGCTGTCTGAGTACCATATTCGATATGGAGGTTATGGTGGCATTGCTTACCATCACGTTGCTGATAGTTATGTGGCATTATTTAGCCACTTTATTTCTTGCGGAACATGGGAAGCAGTTTATATCATTGAAGGCTTGTTAAAAAACAACTCTGATATCCAGCCAGATACAATTCATGCCGACACTCAAGGTCAATCAACACCAGTTTTTGCATTAGCCTATTTGCTGGGTATTAAGTTAATGCCTCGCATTAGAAACTGGAAAGATTTAAATTTCTTTCGTCCTGATAAAGAAACAATTTATAAGCATATAGATTTACTTTTTAAAGATCCTATCAATTGGGGTTTAATAAAAACTCATTGGCAAGACCTTTTACAGGTTGTGCTATCAATTCAAGCCGGAAAAGTTTCTTCGCCAGTTTTATTACGAAAGTTAGGTAACTATAGCCATAAAAATCGGCTTTACCAAGCTTTTCAAGAATTGGGACGAGTAGTAAGAACAGTATTCTTATTGGAGTATATCTCTGATATTAAGTTAAGACAGCAGATTACTGCTGCGACAAATAAAGTTGAAGCTTATCATGGTTTTTCTAAATGGTTTTTCTTTGGAGGATTTGGAATAATTGGTTATAATTCTCCAGAAGAACAAGAGAAAATTATTAAATATAATGATTTGATTGCTAATGCGGTAATCTTTCACAATGTGGTTGATTTAACAAATATTCTGCGTGATTTGAAGCGTGAAGGCTATTTAATCATGCGTGAAGATGTGACCGCTTTAAGTCCTTACATGAATAGTCATATTAAACGATTTGGTGACTATTCGATTGACTTGGATACTTTACCGCAGACATTGGATGAGGTGGCAGCGTTCGTTTTCGTGTAA
- a CDS encoding response regulator translates to MLRIVIVEPEIFTLLGIKGAISQSPDIEVTGDASSGKLGFQLVEQMNPDVVLVDLLLPDMSGLELTRSIKSKTNSKVVIFTNQTHEDFINSAFRNGADSYMLKSADIELIELAIKRAYFNECLLDPKLAKKLLENLYQNRYIDPNFVDKNLLEPPTERQIQVLRLLAQGLVFEQIAKEMFLSVSTVKHYASDLYSKWQVKNRYEAIKRGAMLGYIDYNLIVNE, encoded by the coding sequence ATGCTGAGAATTGTAATTGTTGAACCAGAAATATTCACTCTCTTAGGCATCAAAGGCGCTATTTCACAATCTCCAGATATAGAAGTAACTGGTGATGCCTCCAGTGGAAAGCTAGGGTTTCAGTTAGTTGAACAGATGAACCCTGATGTTGTGTTAGTTGATTTACTATTGCCCGATATGAGTGGTTTAGAACTTACTCGTTCAATTAAAAGCAAAACTAATAGTAAAGTGGTGATTTTTACTAATCAAACTCATGAAGACTTTATTAACTCAGCTTTCCGGAATGGGGCTGATTCTTATATGCTCAAAAGTGCTGATATAGAATTAATTGAACTAGCCATCAAGAGAGCTTACTTTAATGAATGTCTACTTGACCCGAAGCTGGCTAAAAAATTATTAGAAAACCTTTATCAAAACAGATATATCGACCCCAACTTCGTTGACAAAAACTTGCTTGAGCCACCTACTGAGCGACAAATACAAGTCCTGCGTTTACTGGCTCAGGGTTTAGTTTTTGAACAGATTGCCAAAGAAATGTTTCTCTCTGTTAGTACAGTCAAACATTATGCCAGTGATTTGTATAGTAAGTGGCAGGTCAAGAACCGTTATGAGGCTATCAAAAGAGGGGCGATGCTTGGTTATATAGACTATAACTTGATTGTGAATGAATGA
- a CDS encoding helix-turn-helix domain-containing protein: MLRVECDRWNESASKLREEALKANHARTRERLMALYEICNGKSATKVGRETGRNPQTVMEWVHRYGVMTKYV, from the coding sequence ATGCTCAGAGTAGAATGCGATCGCTGGAATGAAAGTGCCTCAAAATTGAGAGAAGAAGCATTAAAAGCGAATCATGCTCGTACTCGCGAGCGTTTAATGGCACTGTACGAAATATGTAACGGAAAAAGTGCGACAAAGGTAGGCAGAGAAACAGGGCGTAACCCTCAGACAGTAATGGAGTGGGTACATCGTTACGGGGTCATGACGAAATACGTGTAA
- a CDS encoding DUF1016 N-terminal domain-containing protein: MADNLSPMDGYDDFLRELKERIRNAQVRAALSVNRELVLLYWQIGREIIIRQQQQGWGAKVIERLARDLKAAFPDIKGFSARNLKYMRAFAEAYPDEQIVQQAAALIPWFHNCVILDKVKNNLEREWYIQKTRENGWSRNICVSTSLLQTLCDYARGQRSDIGV; encoded by the coding sequence ATGGCGGATAACTTATCACCAATGGATGGCTATGATGACTTTTTACGAGAGTTAAAAGAACGCATACGCAACGCCCAAGTAAGAGCAGCTTTGTCTGTTAACCGTGAGTTAGTGTTACTTTATTGGCAAATCGGGCGCGAAATTATCATCAGACAGCAGCAGCAGGGATGGGGTGCAAAAGTTATCGAACGTCTCGCCAGAGATTTAAAAGCAGCTTTCCCAGATATAAAGGGATTCTCAGCACGTAATCTTAAGTATATGCGGGCTTTTGCTGAAGCTTACCCAGATGAGCAAATTGTGCAGCAGGCTGCTGCACTAATTCCTTGGTTTCATAACTGTGTAATTTTAGATAAAGTTAAAAATAATTTGGAGCGTGAATGGTACATCCAAAAAACCAGAGAAAATGGTTGGAGTCGAAATATTTGCGTATCTACTTCTTTGCTGCAAACGTTGTGTGACTATGCCCGTGGTCAACGCTCTGATATTGGCGTTTAG
- a CDS encoding PAN domain-containing protein, translating into MKLRLGAVLQQYNKLFRKNLIVFLGLPLLVVLGSIFFVNFTPLAQKATAQNATAQVLPNSSNSTRYVVTAEFGRDRSGSDYSSFSSASASDCQLACINDSNCAAYVYNVQFPTCNLKNSAPSSYANRAFITGVKL; encoded by the coding sequence ATGAAATTAAGATTAGGTGCAGTTTTGCAGCAATACAATAAGCTTTTTCGGAAGAATCTTATTGTATTTCTAGGATTGCCGCTTCTGGTAGTTTTAGGCTCTATTTTCTTTGTTAACTTTACACCCTTAGCTCAAAAAGCAACTGCTCAAAACGCAACTGCTCAAGTTTTGCCCAATTCGAGTAATAGTACACGTTATGTTGTAACAGCCGAATTTGGTAGAGATAGAAGCGGTAGCGATTATAGCTCTTTTTCATCAGCATCAGCTTCAGATTGCCAGTTAGCTTGTATCAATGATAGCAACTGTGCTGCCTATGTTTATAACGTTCAATTCCCCACATGTAATTTAAAAAATTCGGCACCGTCATCATACGCAAATCGTGCCTTTATAACTGGGGTGAAGTTATAA
- a CDS encoding recombinase family protein produces the protein MAMVIYAYLRVSSDRQDLHNQRHGILEYANIHALSPIQFIEDTVSGREKWSERGVGQLLTQTALESDVVIFSEVSRMARSTLQVLEMLECCVRRGINVHIVKLGMVLDDSMQSRITATVLGLAAEIERELIVLRTTEALAKRKAEGKTLGRPKGRQSAHLKLDTREAEIRSYLAKGMSKRSIAKLVDCSPSTLYDWLSRKHLHSRHDKLVEKS, from the coding sequence ATGGCTATGGTTATTTATGCTTATTTAAGAGTCTCCAGCGATCGCCAAGACCTACACAACCAACGACATGGCATTTTGGAGTATGCCAACATACACGCTTTGAGTCCCATCCAGTTTATTGAAGACACAGTTTCTGGACGAGAGAAATGGTCGGAGCGAGGTGTAGGACAACTACTGACTCAAACTGCCCTTGAATCCGATGTAGTAATTTTCTCAGAAGTCAGTCGGATGGCACGCTCTACTCTACAAGTATTAGAAATGCTAGAGTGCTGCGTGCGCCGAGGAATTAACGTCCATATCGTAAAACTTGGTATGGTGCTAGATGATTCAATGCAAAGCCGAATCACAGCAACAGTTTTGGGCTTGGCAGCAGAAATCGAACGGGAATTGATTGTACTCAGAACAACCGAAGCATTAGCCAAACGAAAAGCTGAAGGAAAAACCTTAGGACGACCCAAAGGACGACAATCCGCACATTTAAAACTGGACACAAGGGAAGCAGAAATTCGCAGTTATTTAGCCAAAGGAATGAGCAAACGGTCAATTGCCAAACTAGTCGATTGTTCACCTTCCACCCTTTATGATTGGTTGTCACGTAAACATCTCCACTCACGCCACGACAAATTGGTGGAGAAATCATAA